Part of the Chanos chanos chromosome 5, fChaCha1.1, whole genome shotgun sequence genome, AATtattaatttgtgtttgtttttaggtaGCTAGCTTTGGAAGATTGACGGTTTGATATCTATTATCCTAGTCTGCTCTCAAGTTAGCAAGCTAGTTAGCAATTGGTCAGCAAATTTCGTCTACTGGACCAGCAGTAGCTGGGCTAAATTTCATTACAACACTTTGTGACCAACTCGACAGCACTAATAGCTAAAAAAATTAGACAGACTTACTCAACTTTTTGAGTTAACCCCGCAGCCAGTGCTGCCATCAGACGGCTTTTGTCATAATGTTGGCTGACTGTTAAATCTTTATTTAATAAGTTATTTATACGCGTCTTCGATAACCCTGTAGCCTGGTTAACTTCCCAACTTTCCAGAGAGTTAAATTCttaatagggttttttttgtcgctTTGGTTGACTAACGAACAACGTTTATTAATATTCGTAATTTATAGCTGGTTTGGGATGTGAATACACGTGGGTCACGAACGGGTTTTCTTAGTTGGTTTGTAGTGGTAGTTGAAGTTGAACCGTTGTCCGGTTTGTCAAAATTAAATGTGTGGCTGTTTGAGGTCTGATCTTAAACTGTAACATTCCAGTGCCCTATCAAAGTGAAAGCTCTGAGAAGAATggataaaaaatgacaaaatcaacaaaactgCTCTCGTATTCTTCCTTATTTTTCCTCAAGAAAGTATGACTTACGACCTAATTAGCCTTTGAACTCTAGTCCAAATTATGGTAGGAACaggatatttatttatatttaagtCGAATACTTCAACACTGACACTTTGCTTAGTCAGTGTAGTTAGTGACGTTGTTCCTACCCCACCTGATAAGGTGTCGGAAGTAAAGTAAACACTTTTGTGAGGTGAGGAACTGTTACAAAAGCATGATGCTGCCTTTGCTAATCAGCTCTTcacaattttcattttgttgtcttATTAAACTTCCTTGTATATAAACACTCATTCAGAGATACAGGAAGAAGAGTAGTTGCAGAGTTGTGCCAGGATGTCTAACTTGTGTAGGATACTGATATCAAAGCACTCCTGTGCCGTTTTGTCTCTTTCAATGACAAAATGCCCTGGAGGCAACGAATTGTGTCTTTGCTTTGTAATGTAGATGCTTAACTCATTGTCTAGTGCTGACAGGTGGTTCTAAATGATTGTCTCCAATCATCTTGTGTATGCAAGAGTTTATAATTCTCCACCCTCTCTCgtgttttttcctttcacccaccccccacccctccattATGGGATTGTTATGACCACCTCTGTTACTGTAACTGATATCTTGTCCTGTAACTCGGGCAGGTATCTCCGTCTGTATGGGAGAAAGTTCAGTAAGGAGGACCATGTACTTTTCATTAAGCTCCTGTACGAGCTGGTCACCATCCCTAAGCTGGAGATCAGCATGATGCAAGGGTTCGCCAGGCTCCTGATCAACTTACTCAAGTAAGAAACACCCCTCAACACCGCTCTATGTACCTCCGCATCTTCAGCATCATCTGACTTTCTTACGCATGCTGTCTGGATAGATATTCTAATAATGTCtctttgttcatgtttgtttgtttatttctctctctatctctctcaggaAGAAAGAGCTGCTTTCAAGGGATGACCTGGAGTTACCCTGGAGACCTTTGTATGAGCTGTATGAGAGGATCCTGTATTCTAAAACAGAACATCTGGGTCTCAACTGGTTCCCAAAGTAGGTCCCCTTCCACGACCACACCCTTTTCAGGGTTTCATCCGCACAGCCTTTGGGCTGTCCTGACTTCTGATTAGTGGCGTAGATGTCCGTTTGCCCACGGAACAGCATTTCCTTTGTGAATGGGCACTCCGTCCTTTATCAGCATGGCGtttgagaacagagagagcatgaattAGTTTGGTTTAAACATAACTTGAGAGAAACGTTGCCATACTTAAGACTCTGCTAAAGTGGGTCAGTATTCTGGGTAAACTGAAGTCATGGAAAAACCAGAGAGTGCTTGTGCATGCCCCATGGAATacagcaggattttttttttttttttaagtttgaaacCCAAGTTCTGGTGTCTTTCTGGTTGTTAAATattgtgttggactgtgtaTAAGCACTTAAGCACTGTTAAGTTCAGTAGGCCCTTAGTATCACGTAGACCTGTCACACATCAGAGTGTCTTAACACTTGTATCCAGTCACTTTTTATAGGACCAGATTACATGTGTAAGCTACtggtttttcagtgtgtttagtgttggCTTATgcttctctcccttttctcatATTCAGTTATCGAGCAGAAGCCTCCCCTAAACAAAAAATGCTAAGTTATGTGCGCAAGCGGTAAGCACagctagtgtttttttttatgtgttgtaCTGTACTTGTACCAAGGGGTTATGTCTTGGGTTAATTGCATGCGTTCCTAAattgaaagcaaaaaaaaaagaattggttGATTATGGATGTCAAATGCAGCttacatttgttgttttctttattgaGTTACAGCAATAACCTGCCAAAGCTTCATGCTCAAATAAGGAAATGGTACTCCTCGCACTTGTCTCATCCTTTACTGTCAAACATGATTCCTGGCGACTCTGGGCTGATTCTCCCTCTGCTTAATTTGTCCCAGAAACTTGTTTACCTGGCATTGATGAAGCTGGACATAATGTTGAAAAACTGATAATTGACCTGACTTGTAACCACATTAGTTACTGAGATACAACGGAATTGGCGGCTAATTTCAGTTTGTAGGTTTGAATTTGATTCAGGGCACAATATTGACGTATCAGAGCGGTCACTTTACCCAGGAATGGAATTTTGACTCTGGTCTCATGTCCCTAAACCCTTTCAGCTCCCATCCTGattaaaatggcttttttttctcacacagcaGCTGCATGTTACACCAGAAATGTAAAGAAGAGGTCAAAATGTAAATGACTTTGTAGTaggaaatgcaaaaaaaaaaaaaaagctttggtcATGCTGGCTTGAATCTTTTTCAACGTAAGCATGACTTTGCCAATGCGATCGAGAGCTCAAGCGCACTTCAGATGTTATTTAAATGCGAGCTGACTGGCTTCACATTTGTTGGTAGCCGTGTTAGAGAGTTAAATGTCAGGAGAGCTTTGCCAGTTTTCCCTTTGGTGTCTGGTGTCAGTGAGTGTGCTATTTAAATCTTCACactggcactgtgtgtgtttatagaaaatgcatgcatgtttgtgtgcatcaAGAATTAGAACAGTAGCCACGAATCTGAAAGACtcattttaattacacattGTTGATACTAGGGGACTTTCTTgatacactttctctctctctctctctctctttctttctctctctctctctctctctctctctctctctctttcttagcCACAGTTGAGATTTATGTGGGCATATTCAACATCACGTTGTTTGCTAAACACAGTGTGGTCTGTCTCATACAGTGACTGGCTCAGTCAACTTAATCAGATTTGTCATCCTACACTGAACTTTCTCCAGTTTCAACAGCGGTTTGTCGCTCTAATATGGAAGCCCATTTAACATCAAACTCCACTGTTTCATCTGTTGATCAGCACAGTAATTGGGATAGAGCTTGTGACACAGAATGCaatacatgcagacacacgcaaTTTTATGCCTttaaatatacagacacacattagaATCCCTCTTTTATCTTGCCTAGACTGAACCAGTTTGGACCTGGGAAATCTTGTATCTTGTGCTGTCTAGTTGGGTTTCAAGTCTGCACGTGGTCTAATCGCAtcctgggctttttttttttctttcttttcaccatAGAATGTTTAACCAACTTCTTTAAGTCTCTGTCAAAATGTATTGCAATTTAGTAAATGCCTTTAATTGttgttgtcccccccccccccactgtcttttcatctctctccagctctgtgGAAAATGTGCTGAAGACACTGGTGAAGAGCTGCAGGCCGTAAGTTGACTGTGATACCTGTTCATTTCTGACATAGCAGTGTACATTTGTCAGTCTATGCACTTTAAAACATACTTGACCTAGCCTTAAGGGAGTAAGCAGATTTCCCAGGGGCAGTTGACAGAATCACGTAATCAGACCATTGTTGGGTGAGCCTATGGAGAGCTTTTGCTCTGAGAggattaatgtgtttttctgagaCACCAGACATTTGATTCTTTGATTGAAATACCAAATATTTCCCACCCAAACAGTTTGTTTTGCAAGACTTTGTGTAAGAGAAAGTTCTCCCTGATGCGAGATGGAATTAGCCAGTGTGACATTGCAtggctctgtgtgcgtgtgtgtgcgtgtgtgtgcatgtgtgtgcgtgcgtgtgtgtgtgtgtgcgtgtgcgtgtgataGGTATTTCTCTGAGTCAGCAACGCAAGAGATGTTGGACGAGTGGCGGCCGTTACTATGCCCTTTCGACGTTACCATGCAGAAGGCGGTGGGCTACTTTGAGCTTTTCCTCCCAACAATAATGCCCCCAGAGCAGCATGACAAGGGCTTCAAGTGAGTGTCCCCCCCGTCCTCCCCCCACATGTCCATCCCGTCTCATTCAGCAGTATCCCTGTGCTTTAGCTTTTCCACCAACAGCACTCACTATATTCACCATCATTTTGAAGTATCCTTCAAGCAGAAGAATGcactattcattcatttgatagATATGCGTGGAAAGAGAGGAGTCTCTGTTACAAACCATGTACCATATGCTATATGCTCAAACTTCATCTAATTtgactgtaatgttttttttttttgttttgtttattataaGGCTGTGGTTTGACGAGCTGATGGATCTTTGGGTATCGGTGCAGAACCTGCCAAGCTGGGAGGGGGTGAGTGCCTCTCGACACGCCTGTCACCGATATCACGTCTTTCTATTCCTGTATCCTTTTTCTCACACTATCATTCCTCAGCTTTTTCctcctgtttatttttctcttggcCTTCTTCTGTTTCAGAACCTTGTCAATCTCTTTGCACGTCTGGCAAATGACAACATTGGCTATGTCAACTGGGATCCATACATTCCCAAGGTGCGTATAGAGTCATTTTAAACTTCTCTTGAGATTTGTtgagttttattttagtttCGATCAGGAGACTGTGATGTTGTTGAGACGTTGTGCGTTGTGCTGTCAGATCTTTACCCGGATCCTGCGTAGCTTTAACCTGCCCGTGGGTAGCAGTCAAATGATCGTGCCCAGATACCTGACCAACTCTTACGACATCGGCCACGTGGTCCTCTGGATCTCTTCCATGCTGGTGAGTCATATGGATCATGAGTCCAGCTAAAACTTTCAAGAAAGTGAATAAAATCTGTTGATGTAAAATGTATCGATCGTTAGCGGTCGGCTATAGCGGTATAGGTGTGGGTGCCATTTTATAGAGAGTGATACTGACTCCTTGCTCTGTGGTATCAGGGAGGCCCAGGAAACCAGGCTCAGAAACAGCTCAACGGACTCTTCAGCAGCATTGCCTCTTTCTACCACCCCTCAAACAACGGGCGCTGGCTggtaagaccccccccccaaaaaaagaaacaaaaaactctTTTAAACTTGGTGCCTGCGTGATGGTCTCTTTTCAGATCAGAGTCAACAAAGTCAACAACACTTGCGTGTATGTCGACTTTTGGTCCAAACCCACTCAAAAACACCTGATGAAGCTGTTGGTCTTGAATAGCTTAGAAACGTTCGCTGTAACAGGTTCAAAGCGAAAGCCTGTAAAGAGCTTGGTCGAGCTGGAGGTGGGTGTCTCACCCCCGCTCCAAAGTGTCACTCGGGTGTGAAAACACGtatatgtggtatgtgtgtttacagaaacTGATTTCTGCTGTTTCACATTCCGCTTTTCAAACAAAGCCGCGTATGAAAAAAGAGATaatatgagaaaagagagagagggatacgGAACAGGTCAAAGTTCCGTAAAGAGgtaatatgaaaaatatgaaaaatgaaaaaagagataatatgagaaaagagagagagggatatggAACAGGTCAAAGCCGCGTATGAAAAAAGAGATaatatgagaaaagagagagagggatatggAACAGGTCAAAGCCGCGTATGAAAAAAGAGATaatatgagaaaagagagagagggatatggAACAGGTGTCTCCTCACGGACAGGGAAGTTTCTGTGGTGCCTCTGTCCGTTTATGTTGGTTCAGCCCCCACCACCGCTCCCTCCACCCGGTTCCATCTTACCGCcattccagaaccttctgtggtgtgtgtgttgtcagctgAAGTTTATGTTTGCTGAAATATGGCCAAGCCAGCCGACGGTGTGTATTGGGTGGATGGTTCGCTGGAAGCCTGCAGTTGTTCAGAGAGCATGCCATTCCTGAGgactttctccttctctgtctttctctctttgtcacaataacagacacacactccctgcATATAGACATTATGCAGTTCTGACCGCACCTATCAGTTTTATAATTCTTGATCCAGGGCTCTACAGTATGACCATTTCACTTGCGCATGTGAGTAAAAATGTGGGTGCGCAAACGCCAAAAGGCACTACAGGAGCCCTAAGAAgacatgaatttacatttaatttagattccgttttctcgtgagaacatgttatttttctttattttctcaagATCTcgacttatttatgtcattatcataaaataacaaaactttgttttctcgagataacAACATAgataattatgtcattatctcGAGAAATACAACTCGCATATGCGAGTGAAATGGTCACACCATAGAGCTCTGTGATCACACTAACTTAATGATCTTTTTATTGGAGGGGTAGTTAATAAATTtgacactttcatttcattttatgacaATGTTAGACCTTAATATGATGGGTCATTACCCCTGCTCCCCTGATATATGTTTGCTCATTTATACACGGTGATCTTGAAGTGTGTTAGGAATCTTATCTCAATTTGATGTCATCTTCATTCCCTCTAAAATAACTACAGTAGAGCTGTTTGTCTTGACTACCTTTTTAACCTTTTTGCTATCATCTGTTTCTACATGtgcctgttttctgtctgtctgactcctGTTACTTTCTCTAATTACTTAGTGACCTGTCGTGCTGTAagtaacccctctctctctctccctccctctctctctctctctctctctctctctctctctctctgtgtcctatATCAGATGAAGCTGATGAAGCTCTTGCAGAGGCTGCCTGCCAGCGTGGTTCGGCGGCTGCACAGAGAGCGTTATAAGAAGCCCTGCTGGATCACGCCTGTCCCAGCTAGTCACCGCCTCACTGATCAGGACGTGACAGACTTTGTGGAGAGCATGAAGCAGCCGGTGCTCATGGCCATGTTTAGTAAGACGGGCAGCATGGATGCAGCCCAGGCCCTCCAGAACCTGGCTCTGATGAGACCTGAACTGGTCATTCCTCCAGTGCTGGAGAAGTGAGTGTTCGAGTCaactggaaacagagagaaaagcacaaCTCCCTTGCTCACCCAGAATCCTTTAAATAGCTTGTTGAGTTAACCCTGAAATGTGTGACCACAAGCCAAATTGCGGTTTAACATGGTGATCTATCTGATGAAGTGTGTGAGTTGTGCTTTTTTAGAGGCccttcatatatacatatatatcacgGTATTTGAAGCTTATAAAAAgcgggtttgtttttttgcctttctgaAATGGGCACATTTCGGGCATGTATAGTTAGTAAAATGTACCCTATAAAAAATTCCTTCATTTAGATTTCCTTTGAGTTGAAATACCACTGTCTAAATCTCCGGTTGACAGCCCTGCCCCTGGATGGTTGTATGTTTACAAAATTCTGTCCTAGATCTAAATGAATGCTCCCAGTTATATTGTTGGTCAAGTTGAATAATACGTGTCTACCTAGAGTTGAAGCGAAAGGTTAAGTATACTTCAGGCCCTTTAGGAGATGTACCTGACTAGCCATGTTTATCTCCAGTGTCGCGTTCCACATACATCATTAAGTTTAATGGTTATCCCCACGGGGGGGACACAAATCCCACCTGCCGTAGAGTAAAGAAGCTTGGTTGTCAGTCTTCCTAGAATTCACCTTTAAGCAGATCCAGAGCAGTTCCCCCTGACAGGAAGTGACACTGTTAGTGGTCTGCTGTGGGCTTGATGTGCCTGTCTCTGGCGCCCCCTGTAGGACATACCCTGCCATGGAGACGCTGACTGAGCCTCATCAGCTGACGGCCACTCTTAGCTGTATGATCGGAATGGCCCGGAGTCTGCTTAGCGGTGGACGTCACTACCCAGAAGGCCCTGCTCATGTCCTTCCGTTGCTCATGAGGGCTTTGCCTGGTGTCGACCCCAATGACTTCAGCAAGTGCATGGTGGGTAATTTCATGAGTGTACCACCCTGTTCCAGATGTAGACATTCAATCTAGCAGTCTAGCACACCTGATTGTAAAGACTTTGATTGAATCAGGTACGTTGGACTGATGACACACTCAGGGTTGGCTTCCCTTTTGTTGAAAGTGCATGACTTTCATGGTTGACTTACTTCATGACTGaaatgggttgtttttttttgcatttatgcCTTTTTAAAATCACCCTCTCTTGGCTGTCTCGTCTTTTAGATAACATTCCAGTTCATCGCTACTTTTACTACTCTTGTGCCTTTGGTGGACTGCTCTTCAGCCCTTCATGAGAAAAATGATTTAACAGAGGTAAACTAGCTTTCCCATGACACCCTCTATAGAAATAGCACAAAACAAACTTCATCACAAGGGTGAAGTCGAGTGTCTCATAGAcaaaactgtctctgtctcctgtacagatggagagagagctaTGTTCAGCATCTGCGGAGTTTGAGGACTTTGTTCTACAGTTTATGGACAGGtaagcagacaaacacatctgtatgtgtctgtgtctctgtgtctgtgtgtgtatgctggccTTTGACTGTCATGGGAGGTAGTGGTGTGTAGTATAAGTAGcgcgtatttgtgtgtttgcctgcagGTGCTTTGCATTGATTGAGAGCAGCACACTGGAGCAgaccagagaggagacagagactgagaagaTGACTCACCTGGAGAGCTTGGTGGAACTGGGCCTGTCCTCCACCTTCAGTACAATCCTCACACAGTGCTCTATGGAGATCTTTAAGGTCTGAACACGCACTCACATCTTTAAGGTCTTAACACGCACCCACTCACACAAGCACCCAAACACTGGCCATCATCAGCGTACTTCTGAGATCTTCTAGCTCCAGGAAAGTCCTCAAAATCTTATCTATTTATTGTCAAATACAAGCACCCACATAAATACATACGTAAATAAACTCATCAGGCATTTCTGAGATGTGGATACGTCAGCCTGAGCCTAAGTTTTGGTTATTCCATTTTGGTCATTCCTGCCCTGCTGGTTATATCTTGTCTCATTGCCCTGCTGGTTATATCTTGTCTCATTGCCCTGCTGGTTATATCTTGTCTCATTGCCCTGCTGGTTATATCTTGTCTCATTGCCCTGTTTCTCGTCCTGTTCACAGGTCGCTCTGGAGAAGGTTTTTAACTTTGCCACCACCAACATCTTTGAGACTCGAGTTGCAGGGAGAATGGTGGCAGATATGTGCAGAGCAGCATCTAAGGTAACACAGTCTTCACATTGCTCagatagtgagacagagaacgtgtgtgtgtgtgcgcccgcgtgtgtgtgcgcccgcgtgtgtgtgcgcgcgcgcgtgtgtgcgcgcgcgcgtgtgtgtgcgaatgcgtgtgtgtgtgcgcgcgcgttgTGTCACAGTGActaattcttctttttctgcctgTTCCAGTGTCACCCTGCTGAATCTCTCAGACTCTTTGTGCCTCACTGCTGCAGCGCCATCACCCACATCACTGCCAGTGCGTacagctctgttctctctgtgtgtgtttgtgtttgtgtgtgtgtgtgtgtgtgtgtgtgtgtctgacagttctgatTCATGTGTGTGCTCCACAGATGAAGACGTGTTGAATGAAGAGGAGTTGGATAAAGAGCTGTTGTGGAACCTTCAGCTATTGTCTGAGGTGAGTCACTGAGAATCAAGTCTAATCTGTCCCATGCTAACACATTAAAACTGGTTCTCTAGcagagcacagtcacacagtcctgtGTCTGCCACTCTTGAGTTTTCTCATGCTCTTCTCATCCTGCGGAACAGGTAACGCGCGTGGACGGAGAGAAGCTGCTCCCGTATCGCGCGCAGCTGGTGCAGATCCTGCAGCTGACCCTGCGGCTGCGATGCAAACAGGGCTACAGTCTGGCCTGCAACCTGCTGCATCACATCCTGCGTTCCACGGCCCTCATCTACCCCACCGACTACTGCAGCGTGCCCGGGGGCTTCAGCAGACCACTCAGCGAGTACCTCCCCATAAAGGTACGCGCACccactgaaaaatacaaaatgctGCTTCATGAACAGACtgacaaatcaaaaaaaaaaaagaaaactgtgattCTGTGATGTAATTAAAAGCATTAAATTAGACACATAGTCTATGGGttctttttttgaaggaaaaagtcaggcttttttctttcctcttttttgggtttttttgctgactcctctctctctctctctctctctctgtctctctgtctctctgtctctctctctctgtctctctctctctctctgtctctctgtctctctctctctctctctgtctctctctctctctctctctctctctctctctctctccctctctctctctgtctctctctctctctctctgtctctctctctctctctctctctctctctctctctccctctctctctctgtctctctctctctctctctctctctctgtctctctctctctctgtctctctctctctctctctctctctctctctccctctctctctctgtctctctctctctctctctgtctctctctctctctccctctctctctctctgtctctctctctgtctctctctctctctctctgtctctctctctctctctctctctctctgtctctctctctctctctctgtctgtaggacTGGGGTCGTCCGGGTGATTTGTGGGACCTGCAGATCCGTTGGCATGTGCCCAGTGCAGAGGAGACAGAATTTGTCTTCTATGTGCTGGACCTGCTTCTGCAACCTGAGCTTCAGCGTCTCCAGAGATACGCCCAGGGAGAGCAGGACATGAGCAGGTCAGAGGTCGCGACTCAAAGATCACAGGACCACTTCATGTCATGGGGAACATTCCAAAAAGTCACACAGTCAAAGGAAAACGGATGATTATGTAGTTATGTAGCACTGTTAAATGCGGTCTATGGGAATGCACTGTACTGGTTTTAGACTGGACTTATTAGTGAAAAACTACAAGGTGTGAGGACAAATTGAGACAGAAAGCAGAGTCATCCGGTCTTAGACTGCATCTACAGACACTCATTCATGAATGTCCTTTTCTGAATGTCGAGCGCTCTTAGTTATCTGGGGAATTCTAATTAAATGTGTTTGAGATTGTGATCACTGACCTGCCCTGATCTTCTCCCCATGCATGTCTCTTCCACAGGGATGACGTTCTCCAGAGCTTGTCCATAGTGCAGCATTGCCTTCTGGGAGCTGGGAGCATGCTGCCCCCACTGGACGGCCCTCCAGTCACAGGCCTGTGAGTGGGAGTAATCTTActgttgtcaaaaaaaaaaaaaaaaaaggcctaacACTCCTCTACTTGTGATactgttgtttgtgtgctgtgataAACGTGACCACTCATGTTGTGCCTTTGTCTTTTAATCAGAGTTCCCAGCTTGGTGAGTCTGGAGGAGACTAAGCTGTTCATAGGGGTGAACTATGGTAAGATGCAGTCTGTTGTCCTGCATTGCTATTCCTGTGTGTGGGATTTAAAATCTAAATCAGTGGGATTTGTAGTGTTTCCCTGAAACAATGTGATCTGTCAACTCCTCTGTGAGGTTATTGTGTTAAGCGAAACCACCACTgagccaagaaaaaaaaccctgaatctATTTCTGATCTTTGTGTTAATGTCTGAGGTCTTTGTCTGGCCGGATCTGATAATACTAATGTTCCACAGATGAGTCCAGAGAGAACTACAGAGAGGCCATCTGCAAAGTCATGAGACAGCTGCTACGTGAGTGCCTgccttacttacacacacacacacaaacacaaacacagaccttcGCTCTCACAGACTTGTCCTCTCACACAATCCTCAGCTGGATCCCCCTGTTGTTAACTCACCAGTCTGTTTTGATGTTCTCTTCAGATCATATTCTGGAACATTCAGAGGATGACACCAAGTCCCTCTTTGCCATCATTAAAGTGAGTGAAACAGGTTGTCAGCAATGTGACTTGTGTAACATGGCTTTTGCCCTCAACTTCACAACAGTTTTATATTTAATAATTCTATAATAATTCTATAAAGTTAATTTAATGCCGTTGGTGTGGAGGCAGAACTAAGCTTTCCCTCtaagtccctctctctctctctctctctctctctctctctctctttttctctctttctttttatctcctTCAGATCATCAGTGACCTGATGCATTTTAAAGGTTCCCACAAGCATGAGTTTGACTCTCGCTGGAAGAGCTTCACTCTGGTGAAGAAGTCCATGGAaaacagagtgagtgaatgaaagcGTTAGTCATCTACGCAGAGAGAGTCACATTCAGACCACTGGAACTCGTCCCTTACCTCACAGAGATTACAtccagtctgtttctctttgagtCTTTAGTTTGGATTGTGTTTAGTCTCTAGTCTTATGTACGTTTTGGTGTCTGGTATTTGGGCGTCACGTTGACAGTTAGCTGCTGTCAAGAGAGATGGTTTGCGTTGTTACAGAcaatctttttctctgtctcccctcagCTTCATGGGAAAAAGCAGCACATTCGAGCTCTGCTCATCGACAGAGTGCTCCTCCAGCACGAGGTACGATAACGAGCTGATCTTCTCCGCTAGCTACAGCTGGAGACGCGTGCTTTTCCGTTACCGATGTGTctgatctgttttatttatttttcactggtAGATGCGTAAGCTGTTGGTGGAAGGCTGTGAGTATAAAACCATACACCAGGACCTGCTGAAAGACCTCTTACGACTTTCCACCAGCACATACAGCCAGGTGAGCTTGGATTGGCCTctaatcaccacacacacttgACTTTCCCCATGCATGCAATTAGTGCTTCTCTGTCAGTATCCCCCTATCCAGCCACATGCAATCAATACATTCATCCATTCTTCAACCCTTTACCTTCTCACCGTTAACTATATGATAGTCACTGCTCAATAAACCGTACTGAGTACACACTGTAGTACGAATCAAAGACAAATCAAGCATGGGAGCAAAAATATATGCCCCACAACACGTGAGATATGCAACAGCCAAGGTTTGTTGTTAGTGTCTGACAGGTTTTATCTTTTCTGTATAGAGACATTTacccttgtttttgtttttttttctttttttaattccaggTCCGCAGCAAAGCCCAGAGTGTTTTTTTCACAGCGCTGGGAGCA contains:
- the psme4b gene encoding proteasome activator complex subunit 4B isoform X1: MKKDPVETIGFIPQKDIIYNKLLPYADRLDNESNELLAKIKGNLGRAVQLRELWPGVLFWTRKLSTYLRLYGRKFSKEDHVLFIKLLYELVTIPKLEISMMQGFARLLINLLKKKELLSRDDLELPWRPLYELYERILYSKTEHLGLNWFPNYRAEASPKQKMLSYVRKRSVENVLKTLVKSCRPYFSESATQEMLDEWRPLLCPFDVTMQKAVGYFELFLPTIMPPEQHDKGFKLWFDELMDLWVSVQNLPSWEGNLVNLFARLANDNIGYVNWDPYIPKIFTRILRSFNLPVGSSQMIVPRYLTNSYDIGHVVLWISSMLGGPGNQAQKQLNGLFSSIASFYHPSNNGRWLMKLMKLLQRLPASVVRRLHRERYKKPCWITPVPASHRLTDQDVTDFVESMKQPVLMAMFSKTGSMDAAQALQNLALMRPELVIPPVLEKTYPAMETLTEPHQLTATLSCMIGMARSLLSGGRHYPEGPAHVLPLLMRALPGVDPNDFSKCMITFQFIATFTTLVPLVDCSSALHEKNDLTEMERELCSASAEFEDFVLQFMDRCFALIESSTLEQTREETETEKMTHLESLVELGLSSTFSTILTQCSMEIFKVALEKVFNFATTNIFETRVAGRMVADMCRAASKCHPAESLRLFVPHCCSAITHITANEDVLNEEELDKELLWNLQLLSEVTRVDGEKLLPYRAQLVQILQLTLRLRCKQGYSLACNLLHHILRSTALIYPTDYCSVPGGFSRPLSEYLPIKDWGRPGDLWDLQIRWHVPSAEETEFVFYVLDLLLQPELQRLQRYAQGEQDMSRDDVLQSLSIVQHCLLGAGSMLPPLDGPPVTGLVPSLVSLEETKLFIGVNYDESRENYREAICKVMRQLLHHILEHSEDDTKSLFAIIKIISDLMHFKGSHKHEFDSRWKSFTLVKKSMENRLHGKKQHIRALLIDRVLLQHEMRKLLVEGCEYKTIHQDLLKDLLRLSTSTYSQVRSKAQSVFFTALGAYNFCCRDITPQVLQLLDPNRTDVTQQQFKGALYCLLGNHSGVCLGNLHDWDCIALTWPAMVRSGLSVAMSLEKPSIVRLFDDLADKVHRQYETIGIDFAVPDSTVLLAGRITESKAPVPNPGTPTDQEIEQGIALQQAKNLDSVQKYERLVSDLLECLDDRDLPWKFEHMAIGFLSLLLRDDHPLPAPAVLFFVQSLNHDALIVRKMAISSVGGILKQLKRPRKKVAVCPSEISGVTEPEGLIAGDRPGNEWLQYDTNKLPRSQQDWENFHFVEKTHWGYYTWPKKLMLYAPTAEQPNDLTPEDMNERERIIYDHFSDPGFIAQLIEFLALEDRKGKDKFNPRRFCLFKGLFRNYTDAFLPVLRPHMERLANDSHESTQRCVAEIIAGLVRGSKHWGYSKVEALWDFLIPLMRTALSKITVETYTDWGTCVATACESRDPRKLHRLLEMLMECPLSGEGGSFVDACHLYVLQGGLAQQEWRVPELLHRLLCYLEPKLTQVYKNVRERIGSVLTYIFMIDVMLPHTLPTKSPHISEFTQRVMCRLKPLLEGEEEIQNHVVEENGVGEQDERTQAIKLLKTVLKWLMASAGRSFSTPVSQQLQLLPLLFKIAPVENDDSYDELKRDAKTCLSLMSQGLLYPEQIPLVLQVLKEIAGSSSWHARFSVLTYLQIMVFYNLFTMLSSEQAVRDVRALVIRLLEDEQLEVREMAATTLSGFLQCNFLAMDASMQTHFEALCKTRLPKKRKRDRGSIVDTIPSVDLVRRHAGVLGLSACILSSPYDVPTWMPQLLMDLSAHLNDTQPIEMTVKKTLSNFRRTHHDNWLEHKQQFTDDQLLVLTDLLVSPCYYA